One stretch of Girardinichthys multiradiatus isolate DD_20200921_A chromosome 2, DD_fGirMul_XY1, whole genome shotgun sequence DNA includes these proteins:
- the osbpl5 gene encoding oxysterol-binding protein-related protein 5 isoform X1 → MKEENLLQRRLSLCPSTTSPPKIDPRTLTRNLSYGGDNDIYNFSPGSETDKNALSVLSGELSPAQSPDSKSESRMFNGVEKDCPSPTEKLARKESLKVQKQNYRQEKKRAAKELSTALKDPSVVVMSDWLKIRGSLKSWTKLWCALRPGVLLIYKTPKTDHWVGTILLSACKLIERPSKKDGFCFKLYHPLEKSIWAVKGPKGENVGSITQPLPSNYLIFRAASESDGRCWMDALELTLSSSSLYKMTPKAGKEGEISMTSESSHILQLLQSSPLTDTELQQLNETSLLGNNMEHDGSSDKSERETHDDWDTTGNDNGGRLTEESDMEQSDEMSLGPPATAYVEQSAEEITEAGEFSQVETVSEENKGLIWTLLKQLRPGMDLSKVVLPTFILEPRSFLDKLSDYYYHADLLSQASLEESAYGRIKQVLRWYLSGFYKKPKGLKKPYNPILGETFRCCWLHPQTDSCTFYIAEQLSHHPPISAFHVCNRKDGFCISGSILAKSKFYGNSLSAILDGKARLLFLSRDEEYVITMPYAHCKGILYGTMTLELGGKVTVECKKTKCFAELEFKLKPFLAYSGSVNQISGKIVMGDELMATIDGHWDSEVFIQEKHTGQQETLWNPTPDIRSRRLKRQVVHLDQQGEFESERLWQHVTSAILDRDQVRATQEKFVLEEAQRREAKERGERSWIPKLFQQDPVTSEWTYKHLDARPWDTEVCLVQFEKDGMIQTQEKIQRQENGFSYSHSWTSQHKAEINGKHRKASSQPSTCSQNTESSSTTPEPTHESSDNEGEGFSTQCPLCSKEVKDIALIEASITSIKKTQQDIQRNLVALGHQLSLQRATGDSMSLTGRHCLILCVLLLSQLLLNYVFT, encoded by the exons ATGAAGGAGGAGAATTTGCTCCAACGGAGGCTTTCCCTTTGCCCTAGCACCACCTCTCCCCCTAAAATTGACCCCCGGACCCTTACCCGGAACTTGTCTTATGGAGGAGACAATGACATCTACAACTTCAGTCCAG GCAGTGAGACAGACAAGAACGCTCTCTCCGTGCTGAGTGGTGAACTTAGTCCTGCCCAATCACCAGACAGCAAG TCTGAGTCCAGGATGTTTAATGGCGTTGAAAAGgactgcccctcccccaccgaGAAGCTGGCTCGGAAAGAGTCTCTCAAG gtacAAAAGCAAAATTATCGACAAGAGAAGAAACGGGCAGCTAAGGAGCTCTCCACTGCACTGAAGGACCCCAGTGTTGTCGTCATGTCCGATTGGCTCAAG ATCCGCGGTTCTTTAAAGAGTTGGACCAAGTTGTGGTGTGCCTTAAGGCCTGGTGTGCTGTTGATCTATAAGACACCTAAAACGGACCACTGGGTGGGCACCATCCTCCTTAGCGCATGCAAGCTGATCGAGAGACCCTCCAAGAAAGATGGCTTCTGCTTCAAGCTCTACCACCCGCTGGAGAAATCCATCTGGGCTGTCAAG gGTCCAAAAGGAGAAAATGTCGGTTCTATTACGCAGCCTTTACCCAGCAACTACCTGATCTTCAGAGCTGCGTCTGAGTCTGATG GCCGGTGCTGGATGGATGCCCTGGAACTGACTCTAAGCAGTTCCAGTCTCTACAAGATGACTCCCAAAGCTGGAAAAGAGGGTGAAATCAGCATGACTTCAGAGTCTTCACATATACTCCAGCTCCTGCAGTCTTCTCCACTCACCGACACAGAGCTGCAACA GTTGAATGAGACGTCCCTGCTTGGCAATAACATGGAGCATGACGGCTCGTCAGACAAATCGGAGCGCGAGACCCATGACGACTGGGACACCACGGGCAATGATAACGGTGGAAGGCTGACGGAGGAGAGCGACATGGAGCAGTCAGACGAGATGTCCCTTGGGCCACCAGCTACCGCTTATGTGGAGCAGAGCGCAGAGGAGATAACTGAG GCTGGTGAATTTTCCCAAGTTGAGACTGTATCAGAGGAGAATAAGGGCTTAATCTGGACCCTGCTGAAGCAGCTACGACCGGGCATGGACCTGTCAAAGGTGGTGCTGCCGACCTTCATCCTGGAACCGCGTTCCTTCCTGGATAAGCTGTCTGACTACTATTATCACGCTGATCTGCTTTCACA GGCTTCACTAGAAGAGAGTGCATATGGTCGGATCAAGCAGGTGCTGAGATGGTATTTGTCTGGCTTCTACAAAAAGCCCAAG GGTCTGAAAAAGCCTTACAATCCAATCCTGGGGGAGACGTTTCGCTGCTGCTGGCTTCATCCTCAGACAGACAGCTGCACATTCTACATAGCAGAGCAG CTGTCGCACCATCCCCCCATCTCTGCCTTTCATGTCTGCAACAGGAAGGATGGTTTCTGTATCAGTGGAAGCATCCTGGCCAAGTCCAAGTTCTATG GTAACTCTCTCTCAGCTATTCTAGATGGCAAAGCCAGACTTCTGTTCCTGAGCAGAGATGAGGAGTATGTCATCACCATGCCCTACGCTCACTGCAAAG GTATCTTGTATGGCACTATGACGCTAGAGTTGGGAGGGAAAGTTACTGTCGAATGTAAGAAGACGAAATGTTTTGCAGAGCTGGAGTTCAAATTAAAG CCATTCCTCGCATACTCCGGCTCGGTAAATCAGATCAGCGGGAAGATTGTTATGGGAGACGAATTAATGGCCACCATAGATGGACACTGG gACAGTGAGGTTTTTATTCAAGAGAAGCACACCGGCCAGCAGGAAACTTTATGGAACCCAACTCCAGACATCCGCAGCAGGCGCCTCAAACGACAGGTGGTCCACCTAGACCAGCAGGGCGAGTTTGAGTCTGAAAG ACTGTGGCAGCACGTGACCAGCGCCATCCTGGATCGGGACCAAGTGAGGGCGACACAGGAGAAGTTTGTCCTGGAGGAGGCTCAGCGGAGAGAAGCAAAGGAGAGAGGAGAGAGATCCTGGATCCCAAAACTCTTCCAGCAGGATCCCGTCACCTCTGAGTGGACTTACAAGCACCTGGA TGctcggccgtgggacactgagGTTTGTCTCGTTCAGTTTGAGAAGGATGGAATGATTCAGACGCAGGAGAAAATCCAGAGGCAAGAAAATGGGTTTTCTTACAGCCACAGCTGGACCAGCCAACACAAG GCGGAGATAAATGGAAAGCACAGGAAGGCCAGCAGCCAGCCGTCCACGTGCAGCCAGAACACTGAGAGCAGCAGCACCACACCAGAACCAACGCATGAGTCCTCTGATAATGAAGGTGAGG
- the osbpl5 gene encoding oxysterol-binding protein-related protein 5 isoform X3: MEETMTSTTSVQSESRMFNGVEKDCPSPTEKLARKESLKVQKQNYRQEKKRAAKELSTALKDPSVVVMSDWLKIRGSLKSWTKLWCALRPGVLLIYKTPKTDHWVGTILLSACKLIERPSKKDGFCFKLYHPLEKSIWAVKGPKGENVGSITQPLPSNYLIFRAASESDGRCWMDALELTLSSSSLYKMTPKAGKEGEISMTSESSHILQLLQSSPLTDTELQQLNETSLLGNNMEHDGSSDKSERETHDDWDTTGNDNGGRLTEESDMEQSDEMSLGPPATAYVEQSAEEITEAGEFSQVETVSEENKGLIWTLLKQLRPGMDLSKVVLPTFILEPRSFLDKLSDYYYHADLLSQASLEESAYGRIKQVLRWYLSGFYKKPKGLKKPYNPILGETFRCCWLHPQTDSCTFYIAEQLSHHPPISAFHVCNRKDGFCISGSILAKSKFYGNSLSAILDGKARLLFLSRDEEYVITMPYAHCKGILYGTMTLELGGKVTVECKKTKCFAELEFKLKPFLAYSGSVNQISGKIVMGDELMATIDGHWDSEVFIQEKHTGQQETLWNPTPDIRSRRLKRQVVHLDQQGEFESERLWQHVTSAILDRDQVRATQEKFVLEEAQRREAKERGERSWIPKLFQQDPVTSEWTYKHLDARPWDTEVCLVQFEKDGMIQTQEKIQRQENGFSYSHSWTSQHKAEINGKHRKASSQPSTCSQNTESSSTTPEPTHESSDNEGEGFSTQCPLCSKEVKDIALIEASITSIKKTQQDIQRNLVALGHQLSLQRATGDSMSLTGRHCLILCVLLLSQLLLNYVFT; the protein is encoded by the exons ATGGAGGAGACAATGACATCTACAACTTCAGTCCAG TCTGAGTCCAGGATGTTTAATGGCGTTGAAAAGgactgcccctcccccaccgaGAAGCTGGCTCGGAAAGAGTCTCTCAAG gtacAAAAGCAAAATTATCGACAAGAGAAGAAACGGGCAGCTAAGGAGCTCTCCACTGCACTGAAGGACCCCAGTGTTGTCGTCATGTCCGATTGGCTCAAG ATCCGCGGTTCTTTAAAGAGTTGGACCAAGTTGTGGTGTGCCTTAAGGCCTGGTGTGCTGTTGATCTATAAGACACCTAAAACGGACCACTGGGTGGGCACCATCCTCCTTAGCGCATGCAAGCTGATCGAGAGACCCTCCAAGAAAGATGGCTTCTGCTTCAAGCTCTACCACCCGCTGGAGAAATCCATCTGGGCTGTCAAG gGTCCAAAAGGAGAAAATGTCGGTTCTATTACGCAGCCTTTACCCAGCAACTACCTGATCTTCAGAGCTGCGTCTGAGTCTGATG GCCGGTGCTGGATGGATGCCCTGGAACTGACTCTAAGCAGTTCCAGTCTCTACAAGATGACTCCCAAAGCTGGAAAAGAGGGTGAAATCAGCATGACTTCAGAGTCTTCACATATACTCCAGCTCCTGCAGTCTTCTCCACTCACCGACACAGAGCTGCAACA GTTGAATGAGACGTCCCTGCTTGGCAATAACATGGAGCATGACGGCTCGTCAGACAAATCGGAGCGCGAGACCCATGACGACTGGGACACCACGGGCAATGATAACGGTGGAAGGCTGACGGAGGAGAGCGACATGGAGCAGTCAGACGAGATGTCCCTTGGGCCACCAGCTACCGCTTATGTGGAGCAGAGCGCAGAGGAGATAACTGAG GCTGGTGAATTTTCCCAAGTTGAGACTGTATCAGAGGAGAATAAGGGCTTAATCTGGACCCTGCTGAAGCAGCTACGACCGGGCATGGACCTGTCAAAGGTGGTGCTGCCGACCTTCATCCTGGAACCGCGTTCCTTCCTGGATAAGCTGTCTGACTACTATTATCACGCTGATCTGCTTTCACA GGCTTCACTAGAAGAGAGTGCATATGGTCGGATCAAGCAGGTGCTGAGATGGTATTTGTCTGGCTTCTACAAAAAGCCCAAG GGTCTGAAAAAGCCTTACAATCCAATCCTGGGGGAGACGTTTCGCTGCTGCTGGCTTCATCCTCAGACAGACAGCTGCACATTCTACATAGCAGAGCAG CTGTCGCACCATCCCCCCATCTCTGCCTTTCATGTCTGCAACAGGAAGGATGGTTTCTGTATCAGTGGAAGCATCCTGGCCAAGTCCAAGTTCTATG GTAACTCTCTCTCAGCTATTCTAGATGGCAAAGCCAGACTTCTGTTCCTGAGCAGAGATGAGGAGTATGTCATCACCATGCCCTACGCTCACTGCAAAG GTATCTTGTATGGCACTATGACGCTAGAGTTGGGAGGGAAAGTTACTGTCGAATGTAAGAAGACGAAATGTTTTGCAGAGCTGGAGTTCAAATTAAAG CCATTCCTCGCATACTCCGGCTCGGTAAATCAGATCAGCGGGAAGATTGTTATGGGAGACGAATTAATGGCCACCATAGATGGACACTGG gACAGTGAGGTTTTTATTCAAGAGAAGCACACCGGCCAGCAGGAAACTTTATGGAACCCAACTCCAGACATCCGCAGCAGGCGCCTCAAACGACAGGTGGTCCACCTAGACCAGCAGGGCGAGTTTGAGTCTGAAAG ACTGTGGCAGCACGTGACCAGCGCCATCCTGGATCGGGACCAAGTGAGGGCGACACAGGAGAAGTTTGTCCTGGAGGAGGCTCAGCGGAGAGAAGCAAAGGAGAGAGGAGAGAGATCCTGGATCCCAAAACTCTTCCAGCAGGATCCCGTCACCTCTGAGTGGACTTACAAGCACCTGGA TGctcggccgtgggacactgagGTTTGTCTCGTTCAGTTTGAGAAGGATGGAATGATTCAGACGCAGGAGAAAATCCAGAGGCAAGAAAATGGGTTTTCTTACAGCCACAGCTGGACCAGCCAACACAAG GCGGAGATAAATGGAAAGCACAGGAAGGCCAGCAGCCAGCCGTCCACGTGCAGCCAGAACACTGAGAGCAGCAGCACCACACCAGAACCAACGCATGAGTCCTCTGATAATGAAGGTGAGG
- the osbpl5 gene encoding oxysterol-binding protein-related protein 5 isoform X2 yields the protein MKEENLLQRRLSLCPSTTSPPKIDPRTLTRNLSYGGDNDIYNFSPGSETDKNALSVLSGELSPAQSPDSKSESRMFNGVEKDCPSPTEKLARKESLKVQKQNYRQEKKRAAKELSTALKDPSVVVMSDWLKIRGSLKSWTKLWCALRPGVLLIYKTPKTDHWVGTILLSACKLIERPSKKDGFCFKLYHPLEKSIWAVKGPKGENVGSITQPLPSNYLIFRAASESDGRCWMDALELTLSSSSLYKMTPKAGKEGEISMTSESSHILQLLQSSPLTDTELQQLNETSLLGNNMEHDGSSDKSERETHDDWDTTGNDNGGRLTEESDMEQSDEMSLGPPATAYVEQSAEEITEAGEFSQVETVSEENKGLIWTLLKQLRPGMDLSKVVLPTFILEPRSFLDKLSDYYYHADLLSQASLEESAYGRIKQVLRWYLSGFYKKPKGLKKPYNPILGETFRCCWLHPQTDSCTFYIAEQLSHHPPISAFHVCNRKDGFCISGSILAKSKFYGNSLSAILDGKARLLFLSRDEEYVITMPYAHCKGILYGTMTLELGGKVTVECKKTKCFAELEFKLKPFLAYSGSVNQISGKIVMGDELMATIDGHWDSEVFIQEKHTGQQETLWNPTPDIRSRRLKRQVVHLDQQGEFESERLWQHVTSAILDRDQVRATQEKFVLEEAQRREAKERGERSWIPKLFQQDPVTSEWTYKHLDARPWDTEVCLVQFEKDGMIQTQEKIQRQENGFSYSHSWTSQHKAEINGKHRKASSQPSTCSQNTESSSTTPEPTHESSDNEGFSTQCPLCSKEVKDIALIEASITSIKKTQQDIQRNLVALGHQLSLQRATGDSMSLTGRHCLILCVLLLSQLLLNYVFT from the exons ATGAAGGAGGAGAATTTGCTCCAACGGAGGCTTTCCCTTTGCCCTAGCACCACCTCTCCCCCTAAAATTGACCCCCGGACCCTTACCCGGAACTTGTCTTATGGAGGAGACAATGACATCTACAACTTCAGTCCAG GCAGTGAGACAGACAAGAACGCTCTCTCCGTGCTGAGTGGTGAACTTAGTCCTGCCCAATCACCAGACAGCAAG TCTGAGTCCAGGATGTTTAATGGCGTTGAAAAGgactgcccctcccccaccgaGAAGCTGGCTCGGAAAGAGTCTCTCAAG gtacAAAAGCAAAATTATCGACAAGAGAAGAAACGGGCAGCTAAGGAGCTCTCCACTGCACTGAAGGACCCCAGTGTTGTCGTCATGTCCGATTGGCTCAAG ATCCGCGGTTCTTTAAAGAGTTGGACCAAGTTGTGGTGTGCCTTAAGGCCTGGTGTGCTGTTGATCTATAAGACACCTAAAACGGACCACTGGGTGGGCACCATCCTCCTTAGCGCATGCAAGCTGATCGAGAGACCCTCCAAGAAAGATGGCTTCTGCTTCAAGCTCTACCACCCGCTGGAGAAATCCATCTGGGCTGTCAAG gGTCCAAAAGGAGAAAATGTCGGTTCTATTACGCAGCCTTTACCCAGCAACTACCTGATCTTCAGAGCTGCGTCTGAGTCTGATG GCCGGTGCTGGATGGATGCCCTGGAACTGACTCTAAGCAGTTCCAGTCTCTACAAGATGACTCCCAAAGCTGGAAAAGAGGGTGAAATCAGCATGACTTCAGAGTCTTCACATATACTCCAGCTCCTGCAGTCTTCTCCACTCACCGACACAGAGCTGCAACA GTTGAATGAGACGTCCCTGCTTGGCAATAACATGGAGCATGACGGCTCGTCAGACAAATCGGAGCGCGAGACCCATGACGACTGGGACACCACGGGCAATGATAACGGTGGAAGGCTGACGGAGGAGAGCGACATGGAGCAGTCAGACGAGATGTCCCTTGGGCCACCAGCTACCGCTTATGTGGAGCAGAGCGCAGAGGAGATAACTGAG GCTGGTGAATTTTCCCAAGTTGAGACTGTATCAGAGGAGAATAAGGGCTTAATCTGGACCCTGCTGAAGCAGCTACGACCGGGCATGGACCTGTCAAAGGTGGTGCTGCCGACCTTCATCCTGGAACCGCGTTCCTTCCTGGATAAGCTGTCTGACTACTATTATCACGCTGATCTGCTTTCACA GGCTTCACTAGAAGAGAGTGCATATGGTCGGATCAAGCAGGTGCTGAGATGGTATTTGTCTGGCTTCTACAAAAAGCCCAAG GGTCTGAAAAAGCCTTACAATCCAATCCTGGGGGAGACGTTTCGCTGCTGCTGGCTTCATCCTCAGACAGACAGCTGCACATTCTACATAGCAGAGCAG CTGTCGCACCATCCCCCCATCTCTGCCTTTCATGTCTGCAACAGGAAGGATGGTTTCTGTATCAGTGGAAGCATCCTGGCCAAGTCCAAGTTCTATG GTAACTCTCTCTCAGCTATTCTAGATGGCAAAGCCAGACTTCTGTTCCTGAGCAGAGATGAGGAGTATGTCATCACCATGCCCTACGCTCACTGCAAAG GTATCTTGTATGGCACTATGACGCTAGAGTTGGGAGGGAAAGTTACTGTCGAATGTAAGAAGACGAAATGTTTTGCAGAGCTGGAGTTCAAATTAAAG CCATTCCTCGCATACTCCGGCTCGGTAAATCAGATCAGCGGGAAGATTGTTATGGGAGACGAATTAATGGCCACCATAGATGGACACTGG gACAGTGAGGTTTTTATTCAAGAGAAGCACACCGGCCAGCAGGAAACTTTATGGAACCCAACTCCAGACATCCGCAGCAGGCGCCTCAAACGACAGGTGGTCCACCTAGACCAGCAGGGCGAGTTTGAGTCTGAAAG ACTGTGGCAGCACGTGACCAGCGCCATCCTGGATCGGGACCAAGTGAGGGCGACACAGGAGAAGTTTGTCCTGGAGGAGGCTCAGCGGAGAGAAGCAAAGGAGAGAGGAGAGAGATCCTGGATCCCAAAACTCTTCCAGCAGGATCCCGTCACCTCTGAGTGGACTTACAAGCACCTGGA TGctcggccgtgggacactgagGTTTGTCTCGTTCAGTTTGAGAAGGATGGAATGATTCAGACGCAGGAGAAAATCCAGAGGCAAGAAAATGGGTTTTCTTACAGCCACAGCTGGACCAGCCAACACAAG GCGGAGATAAATGGAAAGCACAGGAAGGCCAGCAGCCAGCCGTCCACGTGCAGCCAGAACACTGAGAGCAGCAGCACCACACCAGAACCAACGCATGAGTCCTCTGATAATGAAG